The following proteins are co-located in the Polystyrenella longa genome:
- a CDS encoding helix-turn-helix domain-containing transcriptional regulator, translated as MALTRDFKETVKDRADRDPEFRKELLTEALEAIVCGYVDEAKLLLRDYINATVGFETVGKAVAKDPKSVMRMLSSRGNPNVENLFSISRFLQKKAGMQFKVVPSKLNDVKKRKLTR; from the coding sequence ATGGCATTAACGCGAGATTTTAAAGAAACCGTGAAAGATCGCGCCGACCGTGATCCAGAGTTTCGCAAAGAGCTGCTGACTGAAGCATTAGAAGCGATCGTTTGCGGGTATGTAGATGAGGCGAAACTCCTCCTCCGGGATTACATCAATGCCACAGTTGGCTTTGAAACCGTTGGCAAGGCTGTTGCCAAGGACCCGAAGAGTGTCATGCGAATGCTGAGTAGTCGTGGAAATCCAAATGTCGAGAATTTATTCAGCATCTCTCGGTTCCTGCAAAAGAAAGCAGGAATGCAGTTTAAAGTGGTACCTTCCAAGCTGAACGATGTTAAAAAGCGAAAGCTTACCCGCTAA
- a CDS encoding type II toxin-antitoxin system HipA family toxin, protein MDTEVFVYVDLADSPILVGRLWTRSRGARESASFEYDGNWLSHEERFALEPALSLGPGPFHTAGNKAIFGAIGDSAPDRWGRTLMRRAERQRALQGGETPRTLREIDFLLRVDDEARQGALRFSTSEEGPYLAEAGGMRIPPLVELPRLLSAADKMADESDTAEELRLLLAPGSSLGGARPKASVRDHDGHLLIAKFAQQDDEIDIVRWEAVALGLARKAGLVVPDWRIENVGEVPVILLRRFDRATNSRIPFLSAMSMLDARDNDRRSYLEMVDALRQYGAAPVADMHALWRRVVFSILISNTDDHLRNHGFLYEGTNGWRLSPAYDLNPVPTDLKPRILSTNIDLDDGTASLPLAYSVAAYFELDEIEAKQIAYEVGRAVSGWRQEAASVGIPKSQIKRMESAFEHDDLRFALEDK, encoded by the coding sequence ATGGACACGGAAGTTTTTGTTTACGTCGACCTTGCGGACTCACCGATTCTAGTTGGGAGACTCTGGACTCGCTCACGTGGGGCTCGCGAGAGTGCCAGTTTTGAATACGATGGCAACTGGTTGTCGCATGAGGAACGCTTCGCCTTGGAACCAGCCCTGAGCTTGGGGCCTGGTCCGTTTCACACAGCGGGCAATAAAGCCATCTTTGGAGCAATCGGTGACTCCGCACCCGATCGGTGGGGAAGAACATTGATGCGACGGGCAGAACGCCAACGGGCACTGCAGGGAGGAGAGACGCCCCGGACTTTAAGAGAGATTGATTTCCTGTTGAGAGTCGATGATGAAGCTCGGCAGGGGGCACTGCGTTTCTCAACATCGGAAGAAGGTCCTTATCTGGCTGAAGCGGGTGGAATGCGCATTCCGCCTCTGGTGGAACTGCCTCGATTACTATCCGCCGCAGACAAGATGGCAGATGAGAGCGACACCGCTGAGGAATTACGACTATTGCTGGCCCCGGGATCGTCTCTCGGGGGAGCGAGGCCGAAGGCGTCTGTTCGAGATCACGACGGCCATCTATTGATTGCCAAGTTTGCCCAACAGGATGATGAAATTGATATCGTACGATGGGAAGCGGTCGCCTTGGGATTGGCACGTAAGGCAGGTTTGGTAGTACCCGACTGGAGAATTGAGAATGTGGGGGAAGTCCCCGTTATATTACTGAGACGATTCGATCGAGCTACGAATAGCAGGATTCCTTTTCTTTCAGCGATGAGCATGCTGGACGCCCGCGACAATGACCGTCGAAGTTACCTGGAGATGGTCGATGCATTACGGCAATACGGCGCGGCCCCTGTCGCTGATATGCATGCTCTGTGGAGAAGAGTAGTCTTCAGCATACTGATTTCGAATACTGACGATCATCTGAGAAATCATGGTTTCTTGTACGAGGGAACCAATGGATGGCGATTATCTCCCGCTTATGACTTGAATCCCGTACCCACGGACCTCAAACCCCGAATCCTGTCCACCAATATTGATCTGGACGACGGTACCGCCTCACTCCCATTGGCATACAGTGTCGCGGCCTACTTTGAACTTGATGAAATAGAAGCCAAACAGATCGCTTATGAAGTTGGCCGAGCTGTATCAGGCTGGCGGCAAGAGGCGGCGTCA
- a CDS encoding division/cell wall cluster transcriptional repressor MraZ, which translates to MATKTLDTKGRVTLGAKFAGQTVVIDDSDPTCITIRPMVLIPADEAWLYHNQTALGLVRKGLDDARSGNFAVASPDVDGDLDWLDDIEE; encoded by the coding sequence ATGGCCACAAAGACTTTGGACACCAAAGGGCGAGTTACACTTGGTGCAAAATTTGCCGGACAAACTGTAGTCATAGACGATTCCGATCCAACCTGCATCACTATCAGGCCCATGGTTCTGATTCCAGCTGACGAAGCTTGGTTATACCACAACCAAACGGCGCTCGGTTTAGTTCGGAAAGGATTGGATGATGCACGCAGCGGTAACTTCGCAGTGGCAAGTCCTGACGTTGATGGCGACTTGGATTGGCTGGACGACATTGAGGAGTAG
- a CDS encoding type II toxin-antitoxin system RelE/ParE family toxin has protein sequence MSKSFSHTAKNSLKAKSAEIVTLAIVRMELGNLGDQKSVGGGVWERRLNFEKGYRIYYAKDGEDLVLLLCGGPKSRQHSDIEEAKRYWKDFKQRKAKMKAAEKAKLNTQLKKKSKRNK, from the coding sequence GTGAGCAAATCCTTTTCCCATACTGCGAAGAATTCCCTCAAGGCTAAGTCCGCTGAAATAGTAACATTGGCCATAGTGAGGATGGAGTTAGGCAATCTTGGTGATCAAAAATCGGTAGGCGGAGGCGTTTGGGAACGTCGCCTCAATTTTGAGAAGGGTTACCGCATTTACTATGCAAAGGATGGAGAGGATCTGGTTCTGCTTTTATGTGGTGGCCCCAAATCTCGTCAACATTCGGATATCGAAGAGGCCAAACGATACTGGAAGGACTTCAAGCAGCGTAAGGCGAAGATGAAGGCTGCAGAGAAAGCCAAGCTGAATACGCAATTAAAGAAGAAATCCAAGAGGAACAAATAA